The sequence below is a genomic window from Alphaproteobacteria bacterium.
TCTCGGCCGCCGAATAGCCCAGCGCTTCTAGAACACCGTCCGTGTGTTCGCCCAGCGTCGGGGCGCGGCGCTGGATGCCGCCCGGCGTGGCCGAGAGCTTGACCGGGGTGTCGGCCACCGGGGCCGGGCCCTTGAGGCCGGGATAGTCGGACTCCTGGAAATAGCCCACGGCGTTGACATGGACATCGTCGAGTGCGTCTTGCGGGCTGTAGACCTGGGCCGCCGGGATGCGGGCCTCTTCCATCGCCGCCAGCACTTCGGCCGTGCTGCGCTCGGCGCACCAGGCGGTCATGCGCTGGGAGAGCAGGGCGCCGTTGTCGCCGCGGTCCTGGTCGCCCTCGAAGCGGGGATCCTCGAGCCAGTGCTGCTCGCCCATCAAGCGCGCCCAGCGCTCGAAAAGCGGCCGGCCCACCACGTGCACCAGCACCCAACCGTCCTTGGTGGCGAAAGTGTCGGCGGGACCGCCGCCCTGGCTGCGGTTGTGCGAGGCCACGCGGTCGATCCCCAGCGCCGCCTGTTCCATCAAGAAGGCATTGCCGACCCACAGCGCCGAGCCCAACAGCGAGCCCTCGACCTGTTGGCCACGGCCCGATTTGTCGCGCTCCCTAAGCGCCATCATGGTGCCGAAAGCCATCAGGATGGCGGTGGTGAAATCGACATAGGGGGCCCAGGACTTCATGGGCTGGTCGGCATGGCCGGTCAGGTGCATGTTGCCCGACATGGCCTGGCCGATGCCGTCGAAGCCGACCTTGGCGGCATAGGGACCGGTCGAGCCGAAAGCCGACGGCGTGACGCTGATGATGTCCTCTTTGATGGCTTTCAGCGATTGGTAGTCGAGCCCCATGGCCTCCAGCGTCTCGAAAGGCAAATTGGCCAACACCACATCGGCCGTGGCCACCAGGCGGGCCAGCACTTCACGGCCCTCGGGCTTCATGGGGTTGAGCGTCAGGCTTTGTTTGTTGCGCGCCAGCTGGAGGAAAAGGCAGCCCTCGCCGTCCTCGGTAATGGGGGCGGTGAAGCGGTCCTCGCTGCCGTCCACTTTCTCGACGCGGATGACCTCGGCGCCGAAATCCCCCAACAGCGTGGCGCAGCAGGGTCCGGCGATATAGCGCCCGAAATCGAGAACCCGGATGCCTTCCAAAACGCTCATGCTCTTAGCCTTTCGTTGTCGGGATCGTAGGGCGATTCGGGGATCACCGTGGCCCGGTGCTTCTGTCCCAGGATGACGATCTCGAGCTCCGTGCCTTCGGCCGCCATTTCAGGCGCCACCATGCCCAGCGCCAGGCTTTTTTGCACTCGCCAGCCATAGGCGCCGCCGGTGGCCCGGCCGACAATCTCGCCGCCGGCCATGATGGGCTCGCTGCCGCGGGCGTCGGCCTCCTCGACGTCGTGCACCTCCAAGGTGACGAATTGGTACTTGAACCCCTGGCGCTGCCACTCGGCCAGGGCGTCGCGACCCAGGAAGTCGCCCTTGTTGAGATGGACGAAGCGTTGCAGTCCGGATTCGAAAGCGGCGTACTCGATGGAAAGTTCGGTGCCCCACATGCGATAGGACTTTTCGATACGCAGCGATTCCATGGCCCGCATGCCGAAGGGCTTGAGCCCGAACTCGGCACCGGCTTCCATAAACAAGTCGAAGATGGTGTTCTGCATCTCTATGGGATGATGAAGCTCATAGCCCAGCTCGCCGACGAAGTTGATGCGCATGGCCCGGGCCTGGGCGCAGCCCACGTCGATCAGGCGTCCGGAAAGCCAGGGAAAGGCGGCGTTGGAAAGATCGGCGTCCGAGACCTTGGCCAGCAGATCGCGCGATTTCGGCCCGGCCAGCACCAGCACGCCCAGTTGCGAGGTCAGGTGGTCCAGGCGCACGCTGCCGTCGGCCGGCAGCTGCTTTTCCAGGGCGTCCCGGTCCATGCGCTCGGCGGCCCCGGCGGAGACCAGGTAGAAGCTTTGCGGGCCATCGCGCATGATGG
It includes:
- a CDS encoding CoA transferase; this translates as MSVLEGIRVLDFGRYIAGPCCATLLGDFGAEVIRVEKVDGSEDRFTAPITEDGEGCLFLQLARNKQSLTLNPMKPEGREVLARLVATADVVLANLPFETLEAMGLDYQSLKAIKEDIISVTPSAFGSTGPYAAKVGFDGIGQAMSGNMHLTGHADQPMKSWAPYVDFTTAILMAFGTMMALRERDKSGRGQQVEGSLLGSALWVGNAFLMEQAALGIDRVASHNRSQGGGPADTFATKDGWVLVHVVGRPLFERWARLMGEQHWLEDPRFEGDQDRGDNGALLSQRMTAWCAERSTAEVLAAMEEARIPAAQVYSPQDALDDVHVNAVGYFQESDYPGLKGPAPVADTPVKLSATPGGIQRRAPTLGEHTDGVLEALGYSAAEIGALREKRVV